The following are encoded in a window of Chlorocebus sabaeus isolate Y175 chromosome 22, mChlSab1.0.hap1, whole genome shotgun sequence genomic DNA:
- the CYP8B1 gene encoding 7-alpha-hydroxycholest-4-en-3-one 12-alpha-hydroxylase, whose protein sequence is MVLWGPVLGALLVVIAGYLCLPGMLRQRRPREPPLDKGTVPWLGYAMAFRKNMFEFLKRMRSKHGDVFTVQLGGQYFTFVMDPLSFGPILKDTQRKLDFGQYAKKLVLKVFGYRSVQGDHEMIHSASTKHLRGDGLKDLNETMLDSLSFVMLKSKGWSLDASCWHEDSLFHFCYYILFTAGYLSLFGYTKDKEQDLLQAGELFVEFRKFDLLFPRFVYSLLWPQEWLEVGRLQRLFHKMLSVSHSQEKEGISNWLCNMLQFLREQGVPSAMQDKFNFMMLWASQGNTGPTSFWALLFLLKHPEAIQAVREEATQVLGEARLETKQCFAFKLSALQHTPVLDSVVEETLRLRAAPTLLRLVHEDYTLKMASGQEYLFRRGDILALFPYLSVHVDPDIHPEPTVFKYDRFLNPNGSRKVDFFKAGKKIHHYTMPWGSGVSICPGRFFALSEVKLFILLMVTHFDLELVDPDTPLPHVDPQRWGFGTMQPSHDVRFRYRLRPIE, encoded by the coding sequence ATGGTGCTCTGGGGTCCAGTGCTGGGAGCTCTGCTGGTGGTCATTGCTGGATACCTGTGCCTGCCAGGGATGCTCCGACAACGTAGGCCACGGGAGCCCCCTCTGGACAAGGGTACTGTGCCCTGGCTTGGCTATGCCATGGCTTTCCGGAAGAATATGTTTGAATTTCTGAAGCGCATGAGGAGCAAGCATGGGGATGTGTTCACAGTGCAGCTAGGGGGCCAGTACTTCACCTTTGTCATGGACCCCCTCTCCTTTGGCCCCATCCTCAAGGACACACAGAGAAAACTAGACTTTGGGCAATATGCAAAAAAACTGGTGCTGAAGGTATTTGGATACCGTTCAGTGCAAGGGGACCATGAGATGATACACTCAGCCAGCACCAAGCATCTGAGGGGGGATGGCTTGAAGGATCTTAATGAGACCATGCTGGACAGCCTGTCCTTTGTAATGCTGAAGTCGAAAGGCTGGAGTCTGGATGCCAGTTGCTGGCACGAGGACAGCCTCTTTCACTTCTGCTATTATATCTTGTTCACAGCTGGCTACCTGAGCTTGTTCGGCTACACGAAGGACAAGGAGCAGGACCTGCTACAAGCAGGAGAGTTATTCGTGGAGTTCCGCAAGTTTGACCTTCTTTTCCCCAGGTTTGTCTACTCCCTGCTGTGGCCCCAAGAGTGGCTAGAAGTGGGCCGACTCCAGCGTCTCTTTCACAAGATGCTCTCTGTGAGCCACAGCCAGGAGAAGGAGGGCATCAGCAACTGGCTGTGCAACATGCTTCAGTTTCTGAGGGAGCAGGGGGTACCCTCAGCTATGCAGGACAAGTTCAACTTCATGATGCTGTGGGCCTCCCAGGGGAACACGGGGCCTACCTCTTTCTGGGCCCTCTTGTTCCTCCTGAAGCACCCAGAAGCTATTCAGGCTGTGAGGGAGGAAGCTACCCAGGTCCTGGGTGAGGCCAGACTGGAGACCAAGCAGTGCTTTGCCTTCAAACTCAGTGCCCTGCAACACACCCCAGTTCTGGACAGTGTGGTAGAGgagacactgaggctgagggctGCACCCACCCTCCTCAGGTTGGTTCATGAAGACTATACCCTGAAGATGGCCAGTGGGCAGGAGTATCTGTTCCGCCGTGGAGACATCCTGGCCCTCTTTCCCTACCTCTCAGTGCACGTGGACCCTGACATCCACCCCGAGCCCACCGTGTTCAAGTACGATCGCTTCCTCAACCCTAATGGCAGCCGGAAAGTGGACTTCTTCAAGGCAGGCAAGAAGATCCACCACTACACCATGCCCTGGGGTTCGGGTGTTTCCATCTGCCCTGGGAGGTTCTTCGCACTCAGTGAGGTGAAGCTCTTTATCCTGCTTATGGTCACACACTTTGACTTAGAGTTGGTGGACCCTGACACACCACTACCCCATGTTGACCCGCAGCGCTGGGGTTTTGGCACCATGCAGCCCAGCCATGATGTGCGCTTCCGCTACCGCCTGCGTCCTATAGAGTGA